The following are encoded together in the Perca flavescens isolate YP-PL-M2 chromosome 22, PFLA_1.0, whole genome shotgun sequence genome:
- the adcyap1a gene encoding adenylate cyclase activating polypeptide 1a yields the protein MSSKATLALLIYGIIMHYSVNCSPVGLSFPSVRLDSEVYDEDGNSLPSLDYDRDQMDVRSPPSVADDVYTLYYPPEKRTERHADGMFNKAYREALGQLSARKYLQSLMAKRVGGGKMMDDSSEPLSKRHSDGIFTDSYSRYRKQMAVKKYLAAVLGKSLEDIGFHHILQDIDFDALPDGDEFEAFLGDWLKQFSPEFPAL from the exons ATGTCAAGTAAAGCGACTTTAGCCTTACTCATCTATGGAATCATAATGCATTACAGCGTCAACTGCTCACCTGTGGGGCTTAGCTTTCCCAGTGTTAG ACTTGACAGTGAGGTTTATGATGAAGATGGAAACTCCTTACCGTCCCTGGATTACGACAGAGACCAAATGGATGTGAGAAGCCCTCCGTCTGTCGCTGACGACGTCTACACTTTGTATTACCCTCCAGAGAAAAG AACGGAAAGGCATGCAGACGGCATGTTTAATAAAGCCTACAGGGAAGCGCTGGGTCAGTTATCAGCAAGGAAATATCTGCAGTCTCTGATGGCAAAACGTGTAGG CGGGGGGAAAATGATGGACGACAGCTCAGAGCCTCTGTCCAAGCGACACTCAGACGGGATCTTCACAGACAGCTACAGCCGCTACCGAAAGCAAATGGCAGTCAAGAAATACCTGGCAGCAGTCCTTGGGAAAAG CCTTGAAGACATAGGTTTTCACCATATCCTACAAGACATAGACTTTGATGCCCTCCCGGACGGGGATGAGTTTGAGGCATTTTTGGGAGACTGGCTGAAACAGTTCTCTCCCGAATTTCCG GCTTTGTGA